A window of Streptomyces sp. SAI-127 contains these coding sequences:
- the truB gene encoding tRNA pseudouridine(55) synthase TruB, which yields MTQKNPPPDGLVIVDKPSGFTSHDVVAKMRGIARTRRVGHAGTLDPMATGVLVLGVEKATKLLGHLALTEKEYLGTIRLGQTTLTDDAEGEITGSADASKVTREAVDAGIAKLSGDIMQVPSKVSAIKIDGVRSYKRAREGEEFEIPARPVTISSFAVHDVRDAVAEDGTAVLDLVVSVVCSSGTYIRALARDLGADLGVGGHLTALRRTRVGPYKLDSARTLDQLQQELTVMPIAEAATAAFPRWDVDDRRAKLLTNGVRLDMPDEYTGAGTVAVFDPEGRFLALVEEQKGKAKSLAVFG from the coding sequence ATGACCCAGAAGAACCCGCCGCCCGACGGCCTTGTCATCGTCGACAAGCCGTCGGGCTTCACTTCGCACGACGTGGTCGCCAAGATGCGCGGGATCGCCAGGACCCGCCGCGTCGGACACGCCGGCACCCTCGACCCCATGGCGACGGGCGTGCTGGTCCTCGGTGTCGAGAAGGCCACCAAGCTCCTCGGGCACCTCGCGCTGACCGAGAAGGAGTACCTGGGCACGATCCGGCTCGGCCAGACGACGCTGACCGACGACGCGGAGGGCGAGATCACGGGGTCGGCGGACGCCTCGAAGGTCACCCGAGAGGCCGTCGACGCCGGGATCGCCAAGCTGAGCGGCGACATCATGCAGGTGCCGTCCAAGGTCAGCGCCATCAAGATCGACGGCGTGCGCTCCTACAAACGGGCGCGTGAGGGCGAGGAGTTCGAGATTCCCGCCCGCCCGGTCACCATCTCTTCGTTCGCGGTCCACGACGTCCGGGACGCGGTCGCCGAGGACGGCACGGCCGTTTTGGATCTGGTCGTGTCGGTGGTCTGCTCGTCCGGCACCTACATCCGGGCCCTCGCCCGCGACCTGGGCGCGGACCTGGGCGTCGGAGGCCATCTGACGGCTCTGCGCCGCACGCGCGTGGGCCCGTACAAGCTGGACTCGGCCAGGACCCTCGACCAGCTCCAGCAGGAGCTGACGGTGATGCCGATCGCCGAGGCCGCGACAGCCGCGTTCCCCCGCTGGGACGTCGACGACCGCCGGGCCAAGCTGCTCACCAACGGCGTACGGCTCGACATGCCCGACGAGTACACGGGCGCCGGTACGGTGGCCGTCTTCGACCCCGAGGGCCGCTTCCTGGCGCTGGTCGAGGAACAGAAGGGCAAGGCGAAGAGCCTGGCCGTCTTCGGCTAG
- the rbfA gene encoding 30S ribosome-binding factor RbfA produces the protein MADNARAKRLADLIREVVAQKLLRGIKDPRLGSHVTITDTRVTGDLREATVFYTVYGGDEERAAAAAGLESAKGVLRSAVGAAAGVKFTPTLTFVADALPDTAKTIDDLLDKARQSDEKVREVSAGAKYAGDADPYRKPGDEDETDDAAE, from the coding sequence GTGGCCGACAACGCGCGCGCCAAGAGGCTGGCGGACCTCATCCGAGAGGTGGTGGCCCAGAAGCTGCTGCGCGGGATCAAGGACCCGCGGCTCGGCTCACACGTCACCATCACGGACACCCGGGTCACGGGTGACCTGCGGGAGGCGACCGTCTTCTACACGGTGTACGGCGGCGACGAGGAGCGGGCGGCCGCGGCCGCCGGACTGGAGAGCGCCAAGGGCGTGCTCCGCTCCGCGGTCGGCGCGGCGGCGGGCGTGAAGTTCACCCCGACGCTGACCTTCGTGGCCGATGCGCTGCCCGACACCGCCAAGACCATCGACGACCTCCTCGACAAGGCACGCCAGTCCGACGAGAAGGTGCGTGAGGTCTCGGCCGGCGCCAAGTACGCCGGCGACGCCGACCCGTACCGGAAGCCGGGCGACGAGGACGAGACGGACGACGCCGCCGAATGA
- a CDS encoding DUF503 domain-containing protein: MYVGTLSFDLLLGDVHSLKEKRSLVRPIVAELQRKYAVSAAETGNQNLHRRAEIGLAVVSGDTGHLTDVLDRCERLVAGRPEVELLSVRRRLHSDED, from the coding sequence ATGTATGTGGGGACTCTGTCCTTCGACCTGCTCCTCGGTGACGTCCACTCGCTGAAGGAGAAACGCTCTCTCGTCCGTCCGATCGTGGCCGAGCTCCAGCGCAAGTACGCGGTGAGCGCGGCGGAGACGGGCAATCAGAACCTCCACCGCAGGGCCGAGATCGGGCTCGCGGTGGTCTCCGGGGACACGGGACACCTCACCGACGTGCTGGACCGCTGCGAGCGGCTGGTCGCCGGGCGGCCCGAGGTGGAACTGCTCTCGGTTCGACGCAGACTCCACAGCGACGAAGACTGA